Proteins encoded together in one Salarias fasciatus chromosome 17, fSalaFa1.1, whole genome shotgun sequence window:
- the pthlha gene encoding parathyroid hormone-like hormone a, whose protein sequence is MLCSRRLVQQWCFAVFLLCSPAPHHGRPIDALSGRTRRSVSHAQLMHDKGRVLQDFKRRMWLQELLDEVHTAEIRDLQIRTGGAGGGGAGGSSSGAGSAVGVPGVGIHPSTTGSTLHSKPAGGTKNLPLSFRQEEEEEEEEGTNLPQETNKAPRTSGKKKKKGRGGRRREGEKRRRRARSLGWRPEEEEAGSGRRLEWSSLLGLRRTPL, encoded by the exons ATGTTGTGTTCTCGGAGGCTCGTGCAGCAGTGGTGTTTCGccgtcttcctgctctgctcgCCGGCGCCTCACCACGGACGGCCGATCGACGCCCTCAGCGGCAGAAC GAGGCGCTCTGTGAGCCACGCTCAGCTCATGCACGATAAAGGTCGCGTGCTACAAGACTTCAAGCGCCGCAtgtggctgcaggagctgctggacgagGTCCACACGGCCGAGATCCGAGACCTCCAGATCCggactggaggagcaggaggaggaggagcaggagggagcagcagcggcgccgGCTCGGCGGTGGGCGTACCGGGCGTCGGGATCCACCCGAGCACCACCGGCAGCACCCTGCACTCCAAACCGGCCGGAGGCACCAAGAACCTGCCGCTGAGCTtccggcaggaggaggaggaggaggaggaggaaggcacCAACCTCCCGCAGGAGACCAACAAGGCGCCGAGGACGTcgggcaagaagaagaagaaaggccgcggcggcaggaggagggagggcgagaagaggaggcggagggccAGGTCACTGGGGTGGAggcccgaggaggaggaggccggcaGCGGGCGCCGCCTGGAGTGGAGCTCCCTGCTGGGCCTGCGGAGAACCCCGCTCTGA
- the c4h11orf98 gene encoding uncharacterized protein C11orf98 homolog, translated as MAPPGGKINRPKTELGKNLFKRRRVLSREKRKKRQVVGAVVDGELITIHHLRKRTTSPRANITLSGKKKRKLIKQLQHQKNAKEAEAEAALAPQKKNVEQDDPMTPAKKQRKRKKKGGALDNDVEMADVE; from the exons ATGGCGCCGCCCGGAGGGAAAATAAATCGCCCGAAAACT gagttgGGGAAGAATCTCTTCAAGCGTCGTCGAGTTCTGAGtcgagagaagaggaagaagcgtCAGGTTGTTGGTGCCGTGGTCGACGGAGAGCTGATCACCATCCACCACCTGAGGAAGAGGAC GACGAGTCCTCGAGCAAACATCACACTGTCCGGAAAGAAGAAACGTAAACTGATCAAACAGCTTCAACACCAGAAGAACGCCaaagaag ctgaagctgaagctgcgttggcaccacagaagaagaacgtGGAGCAGGACGACCCCATGACCCCGGCcaagaagcagaggaagaggaagaagaaaggcgGAGCTCTCGATAACGACGTGGAGATGGCCGATGTTGAGTGA